A genomic window from Caloramator mitchellensis includes:
- a CDS encoding ATP-binding protein codes for MLRSKIVLEILEEYEKLQNQAKEMQKERQREVYNKIPRLREIDEKIKKLGVEMAMAVVNGSNYQEVINQTREKITSLRIEKGELLSLHKVPLDFLEIKYICSKCNDTGFIGNQKCSCFKQKLIDKLYQQSNLKEIIKRENFDTFNISYYSSEIYPDEKISPRKNMERIFTSCLNFVNNFDLTEDNLFFYGSSGLGKTFLSHCIAKDLLDRGKVVIYQTAPNLMDIIKSAKYDENSNKEVLDDILDCDLLIIDDLGTEPNHTGYSQLELFNIINTRLLKNKKMVISTNLPLEDFDSIYAERIKSRILGSFILHKFIGEDIRLIKRRAGDK; via the coding sequence ATGTTGAGAAGTAAAATAGTCCTTGAAATATTAGAAGAATACGAAAAGCTACAAAATCAGGCAAAGGAAATGCAAAAGGAAAGACAAAGAGAAGTATATAATAAAATTCCAAGGCTTAGAGAAATCGATGAAAAAATTAAAAAGCTTGGAGTCGAAATGGCAATGGCAGTTGTTAACGGTTCAAACTATCAAGAAGTAATAAATCAAACAAGAGAAAAAATAACTAGCTTAAGAATAGAAAAGGGAGAATTATTATCTCTTCATAAAGTCCCTCTTGATTTTCTTGAAATAAAATATATATGTTCAAAATGTAATGACACAGGCTTTATTGGTAACCAAAAATGTTCATGCTTTAAACAAAAATTAATAGATAAACTATATCAGCAATCAAATCTAAAGGAAATAATTAAAAGAGAAAATTTCGATACCTTTAATATATCCTATTATTCAAGTGAAATTTACCCCGATGAAAAAATTTCACCAAGAAAGAATATGGAAAGAATATTTACATCGTGCTTAAATTTTGTAAATAATTTCGATTTAACAGAAGATAATCTATTCTTTTATGGAAGTTCTGGACTTGGTAAAACATTTTTGTCTCACTGTATAGCAAAGGACCTGCTTGATAGAGGAAAAGTTGTAATTTATCAGACAGCGCCAAATTTAATGGATATCATAAAGAGCGCAAAATACGATGAGAATTCAAACAAAGAAGTTCTTGACGATATATTAGACTGTGACCTTTTAATAATTGACGACCTTGGGACAGAACCAAACCACACTGGTTATTCGCAACTTGAATTGTTTAACATCATAAACACAAGGCTACTGAAAAATAAAAAAATGGTTATATCTACAAACCTTCCACTAGAGGACTTTGATTCAATTTATGCCGAAAGAATTAAATCAAGAATTTTGGGTTCATTTATTCTCCACAAGTTTATTGGAGAAGATATAAGGCTTATAAAAAGAAGAGCAGGGGATAAGTAA